In a single window of the Desulfovibrio mangrovi genome:
- a CDS encoding ErpA-related iron-sulfur cluster insertion protein (Members of this family, many of which are selenoproteins, show homology to the iron-sulfur cluster insertion ErpA that was described in Escherichia coli.), protein MFELTVPEEMLDKLRNMLEDEDEESCVRLREYQVGGGUHAKIVLGLGIDEADEDEDLRIDVNDVPFIAEKDFVSKYGKKYSLTYSESKEVVLTPLEAEPLQL, encoded by the coding sequence ATGTTTGAGCTGACCGTCCCGGAGGAGATGCTTGATAAGCTCCGGAACATGCTGGAAGACGAGGATGAGGAAAGCTGTGTTCGACTGCGCGAGTATCAGGTTGGCGGTGGCTGACACGCCAAGATCGTGCTCGGTCTGGGCATAGACGAAGCGGATGAGGATGAAGATTTGCGGATTGACGTGAACGACGTTCCCTTCATCGCGGAAAAGGATTTTGTTTCCAAGTACGGCAAGAAATATTCGCTGACGTACAGCGAAAGCAAGGAGGTCGTGCTGACCCCCTTGGAGGCTGAGCCGTTACAGCTGTAA
- a CDS encoding glycyl-radical enzyme activating protein has translation MNQGMIYNIQRMSVHDGPGLRTTVFLKGCPLSCLWCSNPESQKTTPQMLFFENLCTGCGACAQACSNGAVTMFGGKSGRDVGKCIDCGQCAQACPNKAREMSGKLMTVEEVMAVVRKDALFYDNSGGGVTFGGGEPTSGGQFFLNLAQAARDEGYHVTVDTCGYCPEERFDKTIGLTNLFLFDCKHMHSGQHKALTGVDNAVILRNLRAALSSGTEVRIRMPLMPDMNDSDDNLAAMADFLGEFNRSEIEIMPCHAFGKSKYVALGKSLPEVSQYAPEQLHAVLERFAKHGLKPVMI, from the coding sequence ATGAATCAGGGAATGATTTACAATATCCAGCGTATGTCCGTTCACGACGGCCCGGGACTGCGTACCACGGTGTTTTTGAAGGGCTGTCCGTTGAGCTGTCTCTGGTGCAGTAACCCTGAATCGCAGAAGACCACGCCGCAGATGTTGTTCTTTGAGAACCTGTGCACAGGCTGTGGCGCTTGTGCACAGGCTTGCTCCAACGGGGCTGTGACCATGTTTGGCGGCAAGTCCGGCCGGGATGTCGGCAAGTGCATCGACTGCGGTCAATGCGCACAGGCCTGCCCGAACAAGGCCCGCGAGATGTCCGGTAAGCTGATGACCGTTGAAGAGGTCATGGCCGTCGTACGGAAGGACGCTCTGTTTTATGACAACTCCGGCGGCGGTGTGACCTTCGGCGGCGGAGAACCCACCTCCGGCGGGCAATTCTTCCTGAATCTGGCGCAGGCGGCGCGGGATGAAGGCTATCATGTCACGGTGGACACCTGCGGCTATTGTCCGGAGGAACGCTTCGATAAAACCATCGGGCTGACGAACCTTTTCCTGTTCGACTGCAAACACATGCATTCGGGGCAGCACAAGGCGCTGACGGGCGTGGATAACGCAGTCATTCTGCGGAATCTTCGTGCGGCCTTGAGCTCCGGCACAGAAGTCCGCATCCGCATGCCGCTGATGCCGGACATGAACGACTCCGACGACAATCTTGCCGCCATGGCGGATTTTCTTGGTGAATTCAACCGGAGCGAGATCGAGATCATGCCGTGCCACGCCTTTGGTAAAAGCAAGTATGTCGCACTGGGCAAGTCTCTTCCCGAGGTTTCCCAGTATGCGCCGGAACAGCTGCATGCCGTTCTGGAGCGATTTGCCAAGCACGGGCTCAAGCCCGTCATGATATAA